The Planococcus versutus genome contains a region encoding:
- a CDS encoding DUF4179 domain-containing protein produces the protein MYEKEETKLNDFRERLEQVPLPIEKADAAIMQGLERAKRDKMQTRAKRKRTFWSLAVAALLMLTVVTTIRVSPTFANAVASIPGMETFVELIQDDKGLTAIFENDYYQPIGESQTIGHTTMTIDGVVLDESGMDIFYTIESPAEMDDIIINTPVLKNQQQELDSASISYSSPVPEEESPKIYTDILKYTFEDSMNFEDLSFTLELETILNGDLFDFSIPFVVPENVKPSVVYDMNKEVEVEGQKFTIEDVTIHPLRVGIKISFDPANTKKILQFEDMRLEDDNGEIWSSISNGISATGDIEDGEMLYYIQSNYFEKPKQLYLRINKIQAVDKEDAYFLVDTDQNLLVHSPKDGKLALTKSSRTGFEMTLKLDSENEHTYGIDRNITDTTGAPIEMRYSGISSGYEDRQIIDIGIEDTGYLNPVKVELFSYPNYINSNLKIELPKK, from the coding sequence ATGTATGAAAAAGAAGAAACAAAATTAAATGATTTCAGAGAACGTTTGGAACAAGTCCCACTTCCTATCGAAAAAGCTGATGCGGCAATTATGCAGGGACTCGAACGAGCCAAACGAGACAAAATGCAAACTCGTGCCAAACGGAAGCGAACTTTTTGGAGTCTGGCTGTAGCTGCTCTGTTGATGCTTACAGTAGTCACCACAATTCGAGTATCTCCTACTTTCGCTAATGCGGTAGCATCGATTCCAGGAATGGAGACGTTTGTTGAATTGATACAAGATGACAAAGGGCTTACTGCTATATTTGAAAATGACTACTACCAACCGATCGGTGAGTCTCAAACAATTGGGCATACGACGATGACGATTGACGGTGTCGTTTTAGATGAATCAGGAATGGATATCTTTTATACAATTGAATCACCTGCAGAAATGGATGATATTATTATAAACACACCCGTTTTAAAAAATCAGCAACAAGAACTTGATTCTGCAAGCATTTCTTACAGTTCTCCAGTACCTGAAGAAGAGTCTCCAAAAATCTATACAGATATTCTAAAATATACGTTTGAAGACTCGATGAATTTTGAAGATTTATCATTTACACTCGAGCTAGAAACTATTTTAAACGGTGATTTGTTTGATTTTTCTATACCGTTTGTCGTTCCTGAAAATGTAAAACCGAGTGTCGTTTATGACATGAATAAAGAAGTTGAAGTCGAAGGACAAAAATTCACAATCGAAGACGTAACAATTCATCCCCTTCGCGTGGGTATTAAGATTTCATTTGATCCAGCTAACACTAAAAAAATACTTCAGTTTGAAGATATGCGCTTAGAAGATGATAACGGTGAAATCTGGAGTTCAATATCTAACGGAATTTCGGCTACTGGCGATATTGAAGACGGCGAGATGCTTTACTATATTCAAAGTAACTATTTTGAAAAGCCGAAACAGCTGTATTTGCGAATAAACAAAATACAGGCAGTCGACAAAGAAGACGCTTATTTCTTAGTCGATACCGATCAGAACTTGTTAGTCCATAGCCCGAAAGATGGCAAATTAGCGTTAACTAAGTCGAGCCGTACTGGATTTGAAATGACTTTGAAACTAGATTCAGAAAATGAACATACGTATGGAATTGATCGAAATATAACAGATACCACCGGTGCTCCTATAGAAATGCGATATTCTGGAATATCTAGTGGATATGAAGATAGGCAAATCATTGATATCGGTATAGAAGACACTGGCTATCTCAATCCTGTGAAAGTTGAATTGTTTTCTTATCCCAATTATATCAATAGCAACCTTAAAATTGAGTTGCCAAAAAAATAG
- a CDS encoding DUF4097 family beta strand repeat-containing protein translates to MKTNQFVRILIILAAILLIGVMAVFYVIYNWEPEPQNVLEEKVIKVQIDDIELTLENSRVDFLPSGDATTRIIVVGNNDNFTLQTNVSDDRLFIELENKNWFSLLNFNRSYSLQVFVPTTGLTSLSADSENGRIGAKDIKAAELSLQTDNGRISLESVESETIDAETDNGRIELTNMEANMTVHTSNGRIVFTDTSGKLEATTNNGRIQLTTDTLDFPIDFETDNGRIEIQTQTEPTNARIETHVDNGRIDIFGQTSEQVTFGKGDTLIKLDSDNGRIVVE, encoded by the coding sequence ATGAAAACAAATCAATTTGTGAGAATTTTAATTATTTTGGCTGCCATACTGCTGATTGGTGTCATGGCTGTTTTTTATGTTATTTACAATTGGGAACCGGAGCCACAGAACGTACTGGAAGAAAAAGTGATCAAAGTACAAATCGATGACATAGAATTAACGTTAGAAAATTCTCGTGTAGATTTTCTACCGAGCGGTGATGCTACTACTCGCATCATCGTTGTTGGCAATAACGATAACTTTACGTTGCAAACAAACGTATCAGACGATCGTTTGTTTATTGAATTAGAAAACAAGAATTGGTTTTCTCTATTAAACTTTAACCGCTCCTACTCGTTGCAAGTTTTTGTTCCAACAACCGGTCTAACCTCGCTTTCCGCAGACAGCGAGAACGGACGGATTGGAGCAAAAGATATCAAAGCTGCAGAATTATCACTTCAAACAGATAATGGACGCATCTCTTTGGAATCTGTCGAAAGTGAAACCATCGATGCCGAAACAGATAACGGCCGGATCGAACTGACAAACATGGAAGCTAACATGACAGTCCACACCTCCAATGGACGTATCGTTTTCACAGATACATCAGGTAAACTAGAAGCAACAACAAATAACGGACGCATTCAGTTAACTACTGACACACTCGACTTCCCTATCGATTTTGAAACGGACAATGGTCGCATTGAAATACAGACACAAACCGAGCCAACTAACGCACGTATTGAGACACACGTCGACAACGGACGCATCGATATCTTTGGTCAAACTTCCGAACAAGTCACTTTCGGCAAAGGTGACACGCTTATTAAACTTGATTCGGATAATGGTCGCATTGTTGTGGAGTAA
- a CDS encoding FadR/GntR family transcriptional regulator yields MNPKKKTYELIVEQIHLLCLEQNLQPGDRLPSERDLASLFGVSRNSIREALKDLESKEFIEIRQGGGSFRASSKRDLLGDELRTHIDKAKAILIDEMLELRRAFEVEAAFLAAQRATPKNLEAIKKVLIQMARAKSDPEKGVQADVDFHLQIAYATKNQLLIDLMGTLATRIEENIRETRRHRFTESNRHQETLNEHEEIYNAIASQNSDLAKRLMGQHISRVRSELHSSF; encoded by the coding sequence TTGAATCCGAAGAAAAAGACTTATGAATTGATTGTGGAACAAATTCATCTTCTCTGCCTGGAACAAAACTTGCAACCGGGAGATCGTCTTCCTTCTGAACGCGATCTTGCCAGTTTGTTTGGTGTCAGCCGCAACTCCATAAGAGAAGCTTTAAAAGACTTGGAAAGCAAAGAATTTATCGAAATCCGACAAGGGGGTGGGAGCTTTCGTGCGTCGTCTAAACGCGACCTTCTCGGCGATGAACTTCGGACGCATATCGATAAAGCAAAGGCCATTTTGATCGATGAAATGCTCGAATTGCGACGTGCTTTTGAAGTAGAAGCTGCTTTTCTAGCTGCCCAACGAGCCACTCCCAAAAACCTGGAAGCCATAAAAAAGGTACTTATTCAAATGGCTAGAGCTAAAAGCGATCCTGAAAAAGGTGTTCAAGCAGACGTTGATTTCCATTTACAAATCGCCTATGCCACAAAAAACCAATTACTGATTGATTTAATGGGAACGTTAGCAACACGAATAGAAGAAAACATCCGCGAAACACGTAGGCATCGCTTTACAGAGTCTAATCGTCATCAAGAAACGCTCAACGAACACGAAGAAATTTACAACGCCATCGCATCTCAAAACAGTGACTTAGCTAAACGACTGATGGGACAGCACATTTCGCGCGTTCGCTCTGAATTACACAGCTCTTTTTAA
- a CDS encoding DHA2 family efflux MFS transporter permease subunit, with amino-acid sequence MEQNAAPEEFRITSIIVPLLAIISGVFMVVLNTTSMNVALSTLLKDLNTDFPTIQWTVTGYMLAQASVIPLAGWLSDRFGAKTVFLSSIALFTMASVLCALPNSAGWLIAFRIIQGLGGGCVIPVAMAYVYRLSPQHKVGTVMAMMGIPILFAPAIGPVLSGWLVEFYSWRWLFIINIPVGIIAILLGLKTLPKVERQTVTGIDLPGMILAPIAFAGLSYGVIEGANSWTSFQTLAGIIIGGIALLAFIIRELSTKTPLLDLRVFRSIDFSIGIVVQWIGQFALFGAIFLLPQFLQQARGFGAFDTGMILLPQAIASMIVMPIAGYLFDKFGVRWLVVIGLGLVSAATYQYAQVDITTVGKDLMVPLIMAGAGMGMMTMPMNTHLFNKAPRDLVSRVTSLTNSMQQVINSLSVATLVTILSARITFRTDELTAAAATGTTALTPEAMQQSMAEVAANSFGDTFGIMVIVAIVGAVLGLFLRRDKPAVPETKTAAATLAEKEATV; translated from the coding sequence ATGGAACAAAATGCGGCACCAGAAGAATTTCGAATTACAAGTATTATTGTACCTTTGCTAGCAATCATTTCAGGCGTATTCATGGTTGTTTTGAACACTACCTCGATGAACGTAGCATTGTCTACTTTACTGAAAGATTTAAATACAGATTTCCCAACAATCCAATGGACAGTGACAGGTTATATGCTTGCCCAAGCATCGGTCATTCCGCTTGCCGGCTGGTTATCCGACCGGTTCGGAGCAAAAACAGTTTTTTTAAGTTCTATTGCCTTGTTTACGATGGCATCTGTTTTATGCGCGTTACCAAACAGTGCCGGCTGGCTAATCGCTTTCCGTATTATTCAAGGACTGGGCGGAGGCTGTGTGATTCCTGTTGCAATGGCTTATGTGTATCGTTTGAGCCCCCAACACAAAGTTGGAACAGTCATGGCTATGATGGGGATTCCGATTTTGTTTGCACCCGCAATTGGCCCGGTTCTTTCAGGCTGGCTCGTTGAATTTTATTCGTGGAGATGGCTATTCATCATTAATATTCCGGTTGGTATTATTGCAATCTTACTCGGATTAAAAACACTTCCAAAAGTAGAACGTCAAACCGTAACTGGCATCGATTTACCGGGTATGATTTTAGCACCTATTGCTTTTGCGGGATTGTCATACGGTGTCATTGAAGGTGCAAACAGTTGGACTTCTTTCCAAACCCTTGCTGGGATTATCATCGGTGGCATCGCGTTACTTGCTTTTATCATCCGTGAGTTATCGACTAAAACACCGTTACTTGATCTTCGCGTATTCCGGTCTATCGATTTTTCTATTGGAATCGTCGTACAATGGATTGGACAATTCGCTTTGTTCGGTGCAATTTTCCTATTGCCGCAGTTTCTTCAGCAAGCACGTGGTTTTGGTGCATTCGATACAGGAATGATTTTATTGCCACAAGCAATTGCCTCGATGATTGTTATGCCCATTGCAGGTTATTTGTTCGATAAATTCGGTGTCCGTTGGTTAGTTGTTATTGGGCTCGGACTCGTATCAGCTGCCACTTATCAATATGCTCAAGTTGACATCACAACTGTCGGCAAAGATTTAATGGTGCCGTTGATCATGGCAGGAGCCGGCATGGGTATGATGACCATGCCGATGAACACGCATTTGTTCAACAAAGCACCGCGCGACTTAGTTAGTCGAGTCACATCACTAACAAATTCGATGCAGCAAGTGATCAACTCACTTTCTGTCGCTACATTGGTAACAATTTTATCAGCTCGAATTACGTTCAGAACCGATGAGTTAACAGCCGCTGCCGCTACAGGAACAACCGCCTTAACGCCAGAAGCGATGCAACAATCGATGGCTGAAGTTGCCGCCAATTCTTTCGGGGATACATTCGGCATCATGGTCATCGTAGCAATCGTCGGAGCGGTTCTGGGCTTGTTTTTACGTCGTGATAAACCTGCTGTTCCGGAAACAAAAACAGCCGCAGCTACTCTTGCAGAAAAAGAAGCAACTGTGTAA
- a CDS encoding sigma-70 family RNA polymerase sigma factor, giving the protein MDEINVARKAIQGDEDAFIALMHMHKEALLRTALAFLKNEHDALEALQETTYRAFKNIHTLKEPSYAKTWLIRIVINYCQDQLKKDKRFVRNGEYVDSSVSDDLTQIELQEALSMLSPADQQLIYMKYFQDVKIKDIATIEKIPEGTVKSRLHKTLRTLRRHFEDKGGIDHV; this is encoded by the coding sequence GTGGATGAAATTAACGTCGCCCGAAAAGCGATACAAGGCGATGAAGACGCATTTATCGCTTTAATGCACATGCATAAAGAAGCCTTGCTGCGGACTGCTTTAGCTTTTCTCAAAAATGAACATGATGCGCTCGAAGCTTTACAAGAAACAACTTACAGAGCCTTTAAGAACATTCATACGTTAAAAGAACCGAGCTATGCAAAAACTTGGCTGATTCGCATTGTGATTAATTATTGTCAAGACCAATTGAAAAAAGACAAACGTTTCGTCAGGAATGGCGAATATGTAGATTCTTCCGTTTCAGATGATTTGACACAAATTGAATTGCAAGAAGCTCTGAGTATGCTGTCTCCTGCTGATCAACAATTAATTTACATGAAATATTTTCAAGACGTCAAAATCAAAGACATCGCGACTATTGAGAAAATTCCTGAAGGCACTGTAAAATCACGCTTGCACAAAACACTGCGAACGCTGCGTAGGCATTTTGAAGATAAAGGAGGGATTGATCATGTATGA
- a CDS encoding SRPBCC family protein — protein sequence MWDVKKSIFIDRSVDEVHRFATNPKFWYQWYANLSEAENILGTGKKGTSMDMKYFLLGRERSVHVLVEENARVGNGYVWRCFVTGSFDATQTWRYLTKDEGTELNFEMSYELSGSIIGKVANTFYIKKLMSNSVEQTLQNLKDICEND from the coding sequence ATGTGGGATGTGAAGAAAAGCATTTTCATCGACCGCAGTGTGGATGAAGTCCATCGATTCGCTACAAATCCAAAATTTTGGTATCAATGGTACGCCAATTTATCAGAAGCTGAAAACATACTTGGAACAGGTAAAAAAGGAACGAGTATGGATATGAAGTATTTTCTTTTAGGAAGAGAGCGATCTGTACATGTGCTGGTAGAAGAAAACGCACGCGTAGGGAATGGATACGTTTGGCGATGCTTCGTTACTGGTTCTTTTGATGCTACTCAAACGTGGAGGTATCTTACAAAAGATGAAGGAACTGAACTCAATTTTGAAATGAGTTATGAACTATCCGGCAGCATTATTGGGAAAGTAGCCAATACGTTTTATATTAAAAAATTAATGTCCAATTCAGTAGAGCAAACCCTGCAGAACTTAAAAGACATTTGTGAAAACGACTAA
- a CDS encoding phytoene desaturase family protein, translating to MGSLQKSVIVIGGGLGGLSAAISLAQKGYAVSLYEKNDHIGGKVNRLEQDGFGFDLGPSILTMPHIFDKLFQGSGKRMEDYVQIQRLNREWRSFFPDGTRLDLYHDLDLMERENPSLSRKDMKEYYALLKYAQKIYKTTERSYLKEGFESPQEAVAQNGIIATLTGFDLTSTMYSAISKRISHPHLRDMLSYYVKYVGSSPYSAPAVLNMMIYMQHAQGCWYVKGGTHKLAEGLTKLAEEIGVKLHTSMGVIRALTSEEDKIVGIELEDGSFETADYYVSNMEVIPFYKKMVATDEAFVADLKKKYEPASSGLVLHLGVKKTYPFLNHHNFFFSENLHEQMEKVFEKHELPDDPTIYLVNVNKTDPSQAPEGHENIKILPHIPYIQDNPFTPEQYADFEELVLDKLERMGLDGLRENIVTRDVWTPHDIERVYGSDRGAIYGTVSDKKKNGGFKHKKQSELYDNLYFVGGTVNPGGGMPMVTLSGQQVSDKIVKRDQAENT from the coding sequence ATGGGTAGTCTACAAAAATCCGTAATTGTAATTGGAGGGGGACTTGGCGGCTTATCAGCAGCTATTTCTCTTGCTCAAAAAGGATATGCGGTTTCTTTATATGAGAAAAATGACCATATTGGCGGAAAAGTAAATCGCCTCGAACAAGACGGATTTGGTTTTGACTTAGGTCCATCTATTTTAACAATGCCCCATATTTTTGATAAATTGTTCCAAGGCAGCGGCAAGCGGATGGAAGATTATGTGCAAATTCAAAGACTAAACCGGGAATGGCGTTCGTTTTTCCCAGATGGCACCAGATTGGATTTGTATCATGATCTTGACTTGATGGAACGAGAAAATCCTTCACTTTCTCGCAAAGACATGAAAGAGTATTATGCGTTATTAAAATACGCGCAGAAGATTTACAAAACAACAGAGCGCAGTTATTTAAAAGAGGGCTTTGAGTCACCGCAAGAAGCAGTGGCGCAAAACGGCATCATAGCGACGTTGACTGGATTCGATTTGACCTCAACGATGTATAGCGCGATTTCGAAACGCATAAGCCATCCACACTTGCGTGACATGCTGTCGTATTACGTTAAATACGTGGGCTCTTCTCCTTACAGTGCACCTGCTGTTCTCAATATGATGATTTACATGCAACACGCGCAAGGGTGCTGGTACGTGAAAGGCGGTACGCATAAATTGGCGGAAGGATTAACAAAACTTGCAGAAGAAATAGGTGTCAAACTGCATACGAGTATGGGTGTGATTCGTGCGTTGACCAGTGAAGAAGACAAAATCGTTGGTATTGAACTAGAAGATGGTTCATTCGAAACCGCAGATTATTATGTATCCAATATGGAAGTTATTCCGTTTTATAAAAAAATGGTCGCTACAGACGAAGCGTTTGTTGCTGACTTGAAGAAAAAGTATGAACCTGCAAGTTCAGGTCTTGTGCTGCATCTGGGCGTAAAAAAAACCTATCCATTCTTAAATCATCATAACTTTTTCTTCTCAGAAAACTTGCATGAACAAATGGAGAAAGTATTTGAAAAACACGAGTTGCCTGATGATCCAACTATCTATTTAGTAAATGTGAATAAAACCGATCCATCTCAAGCACCAGAAGGACATGAGAACATTAAAATTTTGCCACATATTCCGTATATTCAAGATAATCCATTTACACCTGAGCAATATGCGGATTTTGAAGAACTGGTGCTTGATAAATTAGAACGTATGGGCTTAGACGGGCTGCGGGAAAATATTGTGACACGTGACGTCTGGACACCACACGACATTGAACGTGTTTACGGATCAGATAGAGGCGCTATTTATGGAACAGTTTCTGATAAAAAGAAAAATGGGGGATTCAAACATAAAAAGCAAAGCGAATTGTACGATAATCTGTACTTTGTCGGGGGCACAGTAAACCCAGGTGGTGGTATGCCAATGGTGACACTGAGTGGCCAACAAGTTAGTGATAAAATTGTGAAACGTGATCAAGCTGAGAACACATAA
- a CDS encoding TetR/AcrR family transcriptional regulator has translation MTEIQDNSKTLKSGKKPVDYQNRIINVSVQLFKEQGVEHVTMHQIAKVAEIGQATLYRRYSNIGEICMAILSNNTQDFLKELDEFLLSSNQDQSPLAQLSSIIEKIADYIDGKATMLVVIKNEYSRELQLLQFNHPVFLYLHEIISGLYSKSIQQQEIGKLNVTLTTHSLVAALSPDLFLYQQQTLGFCKEEIIASVRQIYIESLKK, from the coding sequence ATGACTGAAATTCAAGACAACTCCAAGACCTTGAAGTCTGGAAAAAAGCCAGTAGACTATCAAAATCGAATAATAAATGTGTCTGTCCAGTTGTTTAAAGAACAAGGTGTTGAACATGTGACCATGCACCAAATCGCTAAAGTCGCAGAAATTGGACAAGCAACTCTTTACCGTCGCTATTCCAATATAGGTGAAATTTGCATGGCGATTTTGAGCAATAACACACAAGACTTCTTAAAAGAATTAGATGAATTTCTCCTCTCTAGCAACCAAGACCAAAGCCCTTTAGCACAGTTAAGTAGCATCATCGAAAAAATTGCTGATTACATCGATGGCAAAGCAACAATGCTTGTCGTCATTAAAAATGAATACAGTCGCGAGCTTCAACTGTTGCAATTCAATCATCCCGTTTTTCTTTATTTACATGAAATTATTTCTGGCTTGTATTCAAAGTCTATCCAGCAACAAGAAATAGGAAAATTGAATGTCACGTTGACTACTCATTCGTTAGTCGCGGCACTAAGCCCTGATCTTTTTCTATATCAACAGCAAACACTGGGATTTTGTAAAGAAGAGATTATTGCCAGTGTGAGACAGATTTATATTGAAAGCTTGAAAAAATAA